A region from the Desulfosoma sp. genome encodes:
- a CDS encoding sigma-54 dependent transcriptional regulator codes for MGNVLIIDDEKNYLIILEDLLTEEGHHVMTAESGRDGLEIVQNNDLDVVITDMKMPGMDGMQVLEQVLAFNADLPVIMMTAFGTVEKAVEAMKKGAFHYILKPFENEELKVLVQKAVEHHQIKRQNRQMKDILAEQHQFHNIVGKSEPMQRVYALIRKVAPTKATVLITGESGTGKELIARAIHFNSPRKTGPFISVNCGALPENLLESELFGHERGAFTGAVGLRKGRFELAHGGTLFLDEISEMSPPLQVKLLRALQEMRFERVGGTETLHVDVRVVAASNRNLKEEVAAGRFRSDLFFRLNVVHVQLPSLRERPSDIPLLAQHFLRKYEKQTGREGLRFRPETLRALLDYSWPGNVRELENVVERAVILCPDQEITLEDLPAEILSSAPSLSPGSITSPPEPSVRLEGGRETSDRREALKILPPGPQRVRQLRALDFVQSQGYITNRDYARLNEVSERQALRELTDMVDKGLLVRMGKGRSCQYVFAQETS; via the coding sequence ATGGGAAACGTTCTGATTATCGACGACGAAAAGAATTACCTCATTATTTTGGAAGATTTGCTTACCGAAGAGGGGCACCATGTGATGACGGCCGAAAGCGGCCGGGACGGTTTGGAAATCGTTCAAAACAACGATCTGGATGTGGTGATTACCGACATGAAAATGCCGGGGATGGACGGCATGCAGGTTCTGGAACAGGTGCTCGCCTTCAATGCGGATCTTCCGGTGATCATGATGACGGCTTTCGGTACGGTGGAAAAGGCTGTGGAAGCCATGAAGAAAGGAGCCTTTCACTATATTCTCAAGCCCTTTGAAAACGAAGAACTGAAAGTTCTTGTGCAAAAGGCCGTGGAGCACCACCAAATTAAGCGTCAGAACCGGCAGATGAAAGATATACTGGCGGAGCAGCACCAGTTTCATAACATTGTGGGAAAAAGCGAGCCCATGCAAAGGGTCTATGCACTGATTCGTAAAGTAGCCCCCACTAAGGCGACGGTGCTTATCACGGGAGAATCCGGTACGGGAAAAGAGCTTATCGCTCGAGCGATTCATTTCAATAGCCCTCGAAAGACAGGTCCTTTCATCTCGGTCAACTGTGGCGCTCTTCCGGAAAATCTTTTGGAAAGCGAGCTCTTCGGCCATGAGCGGGGAGCGTTTACGGGAGCTGTCGGGTTACGTAAGGGTCGATTTGAACTGGCCCACGGTGGGACTCTCTTTCTGGATGAAATCAGTGAAATGTCCCCGCCCCTTCAAGTAAAGCTGTTGCGAGCTTTGCAGGAAATGCGTTTTGAACGTGTGGGTGGCACAGAAACCCTTCATGTGGATGTCCGCGTCGTGGCCGCTTCCAACCGAAATCTCAAGGAAGAAGTTGCCGCCGGTCGATTCCGCTCCGACCTTTTCTTTCGTTTGAATGTGGTCCATGTGCAATTGCCGTCCCTTCGAGAACGTCCGTCGGACATCCCTCTTCTTGCGCAGCATTTTCTCAGAAAATACGAGAAACAGACAGGCCGAGAAGGCCTTCGCTTTCGGCCTGAAACTCTTCGTGCCCTGCTGGACTATTCTTGGCCGGGAAATGTTCGAGAATTGGAAAACGTCGTGGAACGCGCCGTCATTCTTTGTCCAGATCAGGAAATTACCCTCGAGGACTTGCCGGCGGAGATCCTGTCTTCGGCACCGAGTCTCTCCCCCGGTTCGATAACCTCGCCGCCGGAGCCGTCTGTTCGCCTGGAAGGTGGGAGGGAGACATCGGATCGACGAGAAGCCTTGAAGATTCTTCCTCCAGGTCCACAGCGCGTCCGACAGCTTCGTGCCTTGGATTTCGTGCAGTCGCAAGGCTACATTACCAACCGAGATTATGCGCGCCTCAACGAGGTTTCCGAACGCCAGGCTTTGAGGGAATTGACGGACATGGTGGATAAAGGCCTGTTGGTGCGTATGGGAAAAGGGCGAAGTTGCCAGTACGTTTTCGCCCAAGAAACCTCATGA
- a CDS encoding carboxyl transferase domain-containing protein: protein MQTVADKIKELREREAKIKEMGGEKAVAAQHERGKMTARERLEYFFDPGTFRELDIFVKHRGTLFGLDKMDIPADGVITGYGLVNGRQVFAFSQDFTARAGTLGEMHSRKICKVMDLALKAGKPFVGFNDSGGARIQEGVDALSGYGQIFYRNAISSGVIPQISAIMGPCAGGAVYSPAMTDFVFMVKNTSYMFITGPDVIKSVLGEEITQEELGGAIAHSTKSGVAHFACENDQHAIDEIKRLLTFLPDNNMEDPPIVDTGDDPYRLAPELDTILPDNPMGAYDMKDVIRAIVDRGDFFEVHEGYAQNMVVGFGRLNGRTIGIIANQPKVLAGCLDVDSSDKATRFIRFCDAFNIPLLTLADVPGYLPGKQQEWGGIIRHGAKLLWCYSEATVPKVTLIIRKDYGGSYLAMCSKDLGADIALAWPTAEIAVMGAEGAANIIFRKDIQSAPDPVAKRKEKIEEYRNLLYNPYIAASRGYIDAVIVPSETRARLVEAYELLATKRQALPPKKHGNIPM from the coding sequence ATGCAGACGGTGGCGGACAAAATCAAGGAACTGCGAGAGCGCGAAGCGAAGATCAAAGAGATGGGCGGCGAAAAGGCCGTCGCTGCGCAGCATGAGCGGGGAAAAATGACCGCGCGGGAACGTTTGGAATATTTCTTTGACCCCGGAACGTTTCGTGAACTGGACATCTTCGTCAAGCACCGCGGGACCTTGTTTGGCCTGGACAAGATGGACATTCCTGCAGACGGCGTCATTACGGGTTACGGCCTGGTGAATGGTCGACAGGTGTTCGCCTTTTCCCAGGACTTTACCGCTCGAGCCGGCACTTTGGGGGAAATGCATTCACGCAAGATCTGTAAAGTTATGGACCTGGCCCTCAAAGCCGGAAAACCCTTTGTGGGTTTCAACGATTCAGGGGGTGCTCGTATTCAGGAAGGGGTGGATGCCTTGTCCGGATACGGTCAGATCTTTTATCGCAACGCCATCAGTTCCGGGGTGATTCCCCAGATTTCCGCCATTATGGGACCGTGCGCCGGCGGTGCGGTGTATTCTCCGGCCATGACGGACTTCGTCTTCATGGTGAAAAACACCAGCTACATGTTCATTACAGGTCCTGATGTCATTAAATCGGTGCTGGGAGAAGAGATCACCCAAGAAGAGCTGGGCGGAGCCATCGCCCACAGCACCAAGAGCGGGGTTGCGCATTTCGCCTGCGAAAACGATCAGCATGCTATCGATGAAATCAAAAGGCTCCTGACTTTCTTGCCGGATAACAACATGGAAGACCCTCCCATTGTGGATACCGGCGATGATCCGTATCGGCTGGCTCCCGAGCTGGATACGATCCTTCCGGATAATCCCATGGGTGCTTATGACATGAAGGATGTCATTCGTGCCATTGTGGATCGAGGGGATTTTTTTGAGGTCCACGAAGGATATGCTCAAAACATGGTGGTAGGCTTTGGGCGACTCAACGGCCGAACCATCGGAATCATTGCCAACCAGCCTAAAGTGTTGGCCGGCTGCTTGGATGTGGATTCTTCCGATAAGGCCACGCGGTTCATTCGCTTCTGCGATGCTTTTAACATTCCTTTATTGACCTTGGCGGATGTGCCCGGCTATTTACCTGGTAAGCAACAGGAATGGGGCGGCATCATTCGTCATGGTGCCAAACTTCTGTGGTGCTATTCCGAAGCGACGGTACCGAAGGTCACCCTCATTATTCGCAAGGACTATGGTGGATCCTACTTAGCCATGTGTTCCAAGGATCTGGGTGCCGATATCGCTTTGGCATGGCCGACGGCGGAAATCGCCGTCATGGGCGCCGAAGGTGCGGCCAATATTATCTTTCGAAAAGATATTCAGTCGGCACCGGATCCCGTGGCGAAGCGAAAAGAAAAAATCGAGGAGTATCGAAATCTCCTCTACAACCCCTACATTGCCGCTTCTCGAGGATATATCGACGCAGTTATCGTTCCCAGTGAAACTCGGGCTCGCCTCGTGGAAGCCTATGAACTTCTGGCGACCAAACGGCAGGCTTTACCTCCCAAAAAGCATGGGAACATTCCCATGTAA
- a CDS encoding Dabb family protein: MIKHVVVMKFKPGVGEEDITRLEQGLDRLPGTIPEILSYDFGRDIVRSQRSYDFALVSSFQDMEALKRYQAHPEHMKVLELVRSLCDQIIAVDFTF; this comes from the coding sequence ATGATTAAACACGTGGTGGTGATGAAATTCAAACCGGGAGTCGGCGAAGAGGATATCACACGGTTGGAACAGGGGCTGGATCGGCTCCCTGGAACCATTCCGGAGATACTTTCCTATGATTTTGGACGTGACATCGTTCGATCCCAACGATCCTATGATTTTGCTTTGGTTTCCAGCTTTCAGGACATGGAAGCCCTGAAACGATATCAAGCGCACCCGGAACACATGAAAGTCTTGGAATTGGTTCGAAGCCTCTGTGACCAGATCATTGCCGTGGATTTCACCTTCTAG